Proteins encoded within one genomic window of Hermetia illucens chromosome 2, iHerIll2.2.curated.20191125, whole genome shotgun sequence:
- the LOC119647914 gene encoding deformed epidermal autoregulatory factor 1 encodes MEETAIANQLTDITEAEQLAAGNGGGGDAVVEAKHENGEQVQVQTQSRSRMVVTSEATAGNTVVSVPVSLPVGSLIAGTAFNVITPDQLPHFKQMLCVDNNGFISGGTVVGDVTGDIKATHIVIQQPTTQAQQEAIANNNNTSNTNHNNNGGQDNSMSENSGQVTQSNMNWVDVSSLDVFTVRCKTTTAELYKNKLGSGGRGRCIKYKDQWYTPSEFETLCGRGSSKDWKRSIRYGGRSLQALIDEGVLTPHAISCTCTACCDDETTASGPVRLFTPYKRRRRNQVDQELDSAKKKRMPQPIKTEEIILADQNLVTKEETWQNLEGMDGTAEYLDQTSQPLVDSIPFKRLEAVYTTMVNATNDFKRLYLELKDVYTRQIDRLQRERDAALLAVRVNTEVDDPNIGQISGTELVATKKCANCNREALAECSLCRRTPYCSTFCQRKDWNSHQVECSRDPNENAQQIMLLVDDQA; translated from the exons ATGGAGGAAACCGCAATCGCAAATCAATTGACGGACATCACCGAAGCCGAGCAATTGGCGGCTGGGAACGGTGGCGGCGGCGATGCCGTCGTCGAGGCGAAGCATGAAAATGGCGAACAGGTCCAAGTGCAG ACGCAATCACGTAGTCGGATGGTAGTTACATCAGAAGCAACTGCCGGCAATACCGTTGTATCTGTTCCTGTCTCATTACCTGTTGGATCGTTAATAGCGGGCACAGCATTCAATGTGATCACACCAGATCAACTACCCCATTTCAAGCAGATGCTTTGCGTCGATAACAATGGATTCATATCGGGGGGTACTGTAGTCGGCGACGTTACCGGTGATATCAAAGCCACGCATATTGTAATTCAGCAACCAACGACTCAGGCGCAGCAGGAGGCCATTGCCAATAATAATAACACCTCTAATACGAATCACAATAACAACGGTGGCCAAGATAATAGTATGAGTGAGAATTCAGGACAAGTAACTCAATCAAATATGAATTGGGTAGATGTGTCAAGTTTGGATGTGTTCACCGTCAGATGTAAAACAACGACAGCTGAATTATATAAGAATAAGCTAGGATCGGGTGGGAGGGGACGCTGTATAAAATACAAAGATCAGTGGTATACGCCCAGTGAGTTTGAAACTTTATGTGGGCGTGGTTCGAGTAAGGATTGGAAGCGTTCAATTCGATATGGTGGACGAAGCTTACAAGCTTTGATTGATGAAGGAGTTCTCACACCACATGCTATTAGTTGTACGTGTACAGCGTGCTGCGATGATGAAACTA CCGCATCGGGACCAGTGCGATTATTCACACCATATAAACGACGAAGACGAAATCAAGTTGATCAGGAATTAGATtcagcgaaaaagaaacgaaTGCCGCAGCCTATTAAAACAGAAGAAATTATTTTAGCCGACCAAAATTTAGTTACTAAGGAAGAAACGTGGCAAAATTTAGAAGGGATGGATGGCACAGCTGAGTATTTGGACCAAACTTCACAACCAC TGGTTGATAGTATACCATTTAAACGCTTAGAAGCTGTGTACACAACAATGGTTAACGCTACCAACGATTTTAAACGACTGTATCTAGAACTAAAGGACGTTTACACGAGACAAATAGATCGATTGCAGCGTGAACGGGATGCGGCTCTGCTTGCTGTACGTGTCAATACAGAAGTTGATGATCCTAATATCGGTCAAATTAGTGGCACTGAATTGGTAGCTACAAAGAAG TGTGCAAATTGCAATCGAGAAGCATTAGCGGAATGTTCGCTATGTAGACGCACGCCATACTGCTCGACGTTCTGCCAACGGAAGGATTGGAATTCGCATCAAGTTGAATGCTCTCGGGATCCGAACGAAAACGCACAACAAATCATGCTCCTAGTTGACGATCAGGCATAA